Genomic window (Alkalibaculum bacchi):
CAGGTAAATAAATCTGTGTTTAAGAAGAAATAGGACAAGACTTTTCATAAGGAAGTTTTGTCCTTTTTTGCATAGAAAACAATGATGGGATAATAGAAGTAATTATTCGTGTGGATGGAGGGATGAAACAATCGAATTGAAACATATAGATTGGTGGTTTATAATGAAGTTGTATAAATAATTAAAAGAATAAAACAAGATATAGATTGAATATTTCTAGATTTGAGGAGATGCGGTTATGATTAGTAGCTGATTTATAATATATTTACAATATGAATAATAATAGGTAACTGCATCCTATTTAAATTCTGCACTGTAATGCTTGTTTTTTGTAAGAAAAATAATTAAAATATCCAACAGTTGTTATAATTTGTATATAAAAAATATTGACAAATTTATTAAGTTATGATTATAATGATGTCAATATATATGTTATGTAATTATTTTGGTGCCTTTGTAGAGGATAATAGGGAAGCAGGTTCAATTCCTGCACGGACCCACCACTGTAACCGAAGAGTAATTTGCTAAATGCCACTGTTTCATTCCGGGAAGGCGCAAATTTACGATGATGCGGAAGTCAGGAGACCTGCCAGATAATTATAAATATGTGAATAACGGTAAAGTTCACAGTCATTAGACTGTGGACTTTTTTTTCGAGAAATAATGAGTGAAAACAGTTTAATGTTAGAAAAGGAAAACTCTAATTACTAGCTAAAACCTCACATACTAACCATACAATCGATAAAAACACCTTATTGATGGTTAATATGGATCTGAATAAGCAGTATTAGGTTATTCCTTAACTATAAAATGAATAAGTAGCATAGCTACAAAGTTTATTAAAAAAGGAGGACTACTATGACCATCTTAGAAAGTGCTAAAAAACGAATCATTACAGATGAAATGAAACAAGTAGCAATTATTGAGGGGGTGAGTGAAGAATTTATTAGACGAGGAATTGCAAATGGCGAAATTGTCATTCTAAAAAGTAAAAATCATGTGAAGGCTGTACCAGTAGCTGTTGGCGCAGGCCTATCTACAAAAGTTAGTGCCAGCGTCGGAATGTATGATAAAAATGATACCGTAGCAAATGAACTAGATAAGATTTTTACTGCTGTCTCTGCTGGAGCAGATACAATTATGGATTTAAGCGTAATAAATGATATAGATACTATGAGAAGGACAGCCCTAACTACTATTACAAAACCAATGGGATCGTTACCATTGTATCAGGCTATGGCTGAGGCTAAGAAGAAAAAGGGTTCTTCTCTTGAAATGACCATAGAGGATTTATTTGAGGTTATAGAGAGACATGCAATAGATGGAATCGATTTCCTTGCACTTCACTGTGGTACCACCATGGAAGTAGTTAATAGGGTTAAGAAGGAGGGAAGACTTGATCCCCTAGTCAGTTACGGTGGCTCTAGATTAATTGGCTGGATGATTCATCATAATGTAGAAAATCCCTTATATGAAAATTTTGACAGACTATTAGAGATTGCATACAAATACGATATTGTTCTAAGTTTTGCAGATGCTATGAGACCTGGATGTACTCAGGATTCTCTTATTAGTTCACAAATTCAAGAGTATATTGTTTTAGGTGATTTGATCACTAGAGCTAGAGATGCAGGAGTTCAGGTGATGGTAAAAGGACCTGGGCATGTGCCAATTGATCAGATAGAGACAACTGTTAAGATCCAAAAGAGTTTATGTAAAGGAGCACCTTACTTTGTTTTTGGTCCTTTGGTGACAGATACTGCTGTTGGTTATGACCACATCAGCGCGGCCATAGGCGGAGCGATCAGTGCCTATGCAGGTGCAGATTTTATCTGCTATGTTACTTCAGCAGAACATATAGGTTTGCCTAGTAAAGAACAAGTGCATCAAGGGGTTATAGCAGCTCGAATTGCAGCTCATGCAGCGGATATAGCAAAAGGTAATGAAAAAGCGGTAACATGGGATTTAGAAATGTCAAAAGCCAGAAAAAACCTAGACTGGGACAAACAAATTGCATTATCTATAGATCCAGAGTGTGCTAGACAAGTTTGGACGGAACGAAGTGATGATTTTTCATCAGAGTGTACTATGTGTGGCAAATACTGTGCAATGAAAATCGTTTCAAAATTCTTAAGCAAAGAAAAAGTAGGTTAGGGGGAATTCATTATGAATCAAATAGATGCAGCAAGAAGTGGAAAGTATACGGAAGAAATGGAAAAAGTAGCTCTTCAGGAAAATGTTGATATTGAATTTATACGGGAAGGGGTAGCCAAAGGAAATATTGTCATTCCTAAAAATAGATTGAGGGATCGTAAAAACATCTGTGGCATAGGAAGAGGATTAGATGTCAAAGTAAACGCTCTATTTGGAACATCTAGTGATCGAGATCAGATGTCAATGGAAGCGAAAAAATTAAAGATTGCAGAAGAAGCAGGTTGCCACTCATTTATGGATTTGAGCACAGGGGGAGACATTGATGGTATGAGAAAACAGTCTTTATCCCTTGCAACAGTAGCTATGGGAAGTGTGCCAGTTTACCAGGCTGGTGTGGAAGCCATTGAAAATAAGGGAAGTATTATCGATATGACTTCAGACGATTTATTTAACACCATTGAAAAGCACGCTGCAGATGGAATGGATTTTATGGCCATACACTGTGCGCTAAACTTTGACATGATTCATACTCTCCAAAAGACGGGCAGAGTCACAGACGTGGTAAGTAGGGGTGGATCCTTTTTAACAGGTTGGATGCTTGAAAATCAAAAGGAAAATCCATTGTACGAGGAGTTTGACCGTCTTCTAGAAATTATGAAGGCTTATGATGTGGTGCTCAGTATTGGAGATGCCATTCGCCCTGGTTCTACTGCAGATTCATTAGATCAGGCACAAATAAAAGGCTTAATGGTTGCAGGAGATCTTACAAAAAGAGCTTTAGAAAAAGGCGTTCAGGTAATGATTGAGGGACCAGGTCATGTACCACTTAATCATATAAGAACGACTATGGAACTACAAAAGAAATTATGCCACAATGTTCCTTACTATATATTAGGCTTTTTAGCTACAGATATCGCACCTGGTTACGACAATATTACCGGCGCAATAGGTGGAGCATTTGCAGGTATGTATGGTGCAGATTTCCTTTGCTATTTAACTCCGGCAGAGCATTTAGGTTTGCCCAATGAAGAGGATGTAAGGACAGGGGTAATATCTACTCGAATAGCAGCCAGGGCAGCAAATATCGCTCGCAAAAGACCCCATGTATTACAAAGTGAATACAATATGAGCAAAGCAAGAGTAGACAATGATATTCAGGGGCAAATAGACCATGCTATTTATCCAGACAAGCTAAAGAATGCCTTTGCAAGTGGTATACAGGATGTCAATGGCATAGAAGACGAGGCTATGCAAGTTGCAGCAAGATATTTTTTAAATAGGTAAAGCCAGTCACAAGAACTGCAGAAACAAAGAAGGGAATTGATAATACATTTCTGCAGTTTCCTAATATATGAAAAGGTTGAGGAGTGATTAGAGATGAATAGTCTCTTAAGTTATGTAACGGATATAGAACCTTTGGATGTGGCGTGGAAGGAGAGAGCGCACGAGTATTTAGAAACTTTGGCTATACCTCATTGGAGTTTAGGTGTGGTAATGGATATAGCCAAACAATTAGCTGCCATACAGAAGACGCTAAAACCAACTGTTGAGAATAAATGCGTCATTCTAATGGCAGGGGATCATGGGGTTGTAGAAGAAGGGGTCAGTGCTTGTAAAAAAGAGGTCACTATTGAGATGATTGACAATCTATCCCATAGGGGTGCTAGTATTAACGCATTGGCAGATACGGTTCATGCGGATGTGATGGTTGTTGATGTTGGCGTTGCAGTAGATTTAGATGACTATGTTAAACAGGGAACTGTAATTCCTTGGAAGATAGGATACGGTACTAGAAATATGAAAAAAGGACCAGCAATGACTCGTGAAGAAGCTGAGAAATCCATCCTAGTAGGAATTAAGGCTGTAGAAAAAGCGATAAATGAGAAATCAGCCCAATTAATTGCTACAGGGGATCTAGGCATAGGCAATACTACGCCTAGTAGTGCTATACTTTCTGTAATGACTGGCCAAAAGGTAGCAGATGTAACTGGTAGAGGTACGGGAATTGACGATAAGAGATTGAACAATAAAATTAAGGTTATTGAAAAGGCCATTGAACTAAATAAACCAGATCCTAATGATCCTATCGATGTTCTCTCTAAAGTAGGAGGATATGAGATTGGGGGCATAGCAGGGGTAATATTAGGCTGCGCATATTATAAGATTCCTGTTATAGTAGATGGTCTTATTTCTACTGCTGGAGCACTAATTGCCTATGGTCTAAACTGTAATACTGTAGATTATATGATTGCTGGACACAAATCCCAAGAACCAGGTCACAATTATATGTGGAAATCCTTAAATCTAAAGCCTTTACTGGATCTGGGATTTAGATTAGGTGAAGGAACAGGCGCAGCTTTGGCTATGTATATCGTGGAAGGGGCTGCTGCAGTAATCAATAATGTCTTGAGTTACGAAGCAGCAGGGGTGACACCAGGTGCTTAATTTGGCGACTAATGGCAATGGAGTGCAGTATTTACAAGACTTGGCTACTTCTTATTGGAGCTCAGAGGTTTTGTTTTCGGCAGTACAGTTAGACATCTTTTCTCATCTACAAGAGCCTAAGATCCACTTAAGATGTCTGAAAACAGTGGAGCAATTTTTGATCCCAATCAATCTATTATACGACTAAAAAGTCTTGGTCAAGTGTTTGATATCCCTATAGCAAAGTCCCTATTGTGAAAAATGCCACGTCAAAACGGCTAAATGCAACATCTCCCTTGTTTTTTAACAATCGTTTGTTATACTAAAAGTGAGAAATCGTGGATCATATCATAATGATATTATATTTGTTGTAAAGATGGAGTGATAGCATGAAAGTATTTCATTTTTTATTTAATTTTGTATTAATAACAGCTATACTTATCATTATGACTAGCCTTAATTTGGATAAGTTTGTATACTATGTTGTTACAGGATTGTTAATTAGCTTAACTGTATATATTGGACATCTAGCATTTCACAATAAAAAGTTAGAGGACTAGTATATAGGATACGATAAACTGCAGAAATGCACCTCGAGAATATGACAATATCTAATTTTGAGAGGTGCATTTTTCACGGCATTTAGGATATTTTACATTTATTTACACTACGATTACATATTTTAGTATGATTTTTTTAATTAAACTCCATTTATTAGTTCATAATTGTAGGATATTATGCAATTGCATTTAAGGGGGGAATTTATGAAAAATTTAAAACGTTCTAGAACCTTATCGTTACTTGCTGGTTCTCTTTTTTTAATAAATACTATTATAGCGTTAGAAGGCAATTTGTTTATTCTTGTACCAATTTTATTTGCAATCGCAGGTATTCTTTCTTGGGTTAGTGTTTATATAATCCATAAGAGGATTACTAAAGATAATAATGAATAAGGTAATGAACAATATTCATAAATCATGTCGTATAGGTAGAATTTAGCGTCGCATCAGTAGAATATTGCTACAAATAATCAAAAAAAAAAACGAAGAAGTGAAGCACTTTGTTCTGTATTAAAAAGAGGTAATAAATGGATACAATTAACAAATTGAAACCAATAAAAAGAAGTAAATACCGTTTAATTGCCGGCAAGATTTATTATACATTATCCCGTTATTTGTTATGGAATTCTGGTAAATTTAAATTTGCTCATCATAAAATTTTAGAGTTATTAGAATATGAATATTTTTCTCATAAAACTCTATTATTAAGAGAATTAAAAGATGTTGATATGCAATACCAGTATAATAAAATTATTAACCTAAAAATAGCTGTAAAAAAAATTGATAGCATTATAATTAAGCCTGGAGAAACCTTCAGCTATTGGAAACTTATCGGAAAGCCTACATTTAAAAAGGGCTATGTTCCTGGTATGATATTATTTTGTGGCTCTTATACGATGGGTATAGGTGGAGGCTTATGCCAACTATCTAATTTAATATATTGGATGACTCTTCACACACCATTGACGATTGTAGAACGCTATCGCCATTCTTTTGATGTTTTCCCTGATTCAAATCGTACACAACCTTTTGGGAGCGGAGCCACTTGTGTTTATCCATATAGAGACTTAATGATTAGGAATGATACAAACGAAGATTTTCAGCTAAAAGTTAGTGTAGGGCACTCTTACCTGGAAGGCAGTTGGTTATCTAATAATAAACCAATTTATAAATACGAAGTTATAGAAAAAAATCATCAATTCAAGAGTGAGTATTGGGGCGGTTTTAGCAGGCACAATGAACTATATCGTAAACGATATAGTATTACAGGTAAATTTATTGATGAACAATATATAACTGAGAATCATGCATTAATGATGTATTCACCATTTTTAGAAACCAGCTCAGAAATTTAATTAAATGAAACCCTTAACGTAAGCGGCAATCACTAAATTATATTGCTAATTTCATCTCGCTTATCAGATTAATTATTATTCATTTATTTAAACACTAATTTAAAAAAAGAAAAAATAAAACAAACTTAGCTCGTAATCTTTATATACTGTATAACAGTAAAATTATACGACATAAATAAAAATATAGTGGAGGTAAAATTATGTGGATAATATTAGGGATTATTGCTATAGTAGCAACTTTTATAAATCTTTATATGTATAAAGCAGGAAAGGATTATAAACTTGCTATGGCAATAGGATTATCATTTACAGCATTACAACTTTGTTCAGAATACAGTCTTGTATCTAGGTGGGTAAAAGTGGAGGATTGGTCGGCCTTATTAGATGTAGTACCTGGTATGGAAAGGGCGTTATGGGTTTTGACGATTATATCTATTGTACTTAATATAACACCTATACTTTTAGAACTAAAAAATAAAAAATAAATTCTTTTATAATGACGCATTCTTATTAGATTGTGTCATAACAGTAGAAAAATTGCATCGTGCAAATGGGCGACCAAAGGTGCGCCCCTACCTATTGGTATCTAAGTTGTAGGGGAGGTCTTTGACCTCCTGTGACGAACAATTTTTATAGACTTTTCCACAATAATGAATTTATGCACGATGGAAAATATTAAAACAAAAGATTTAAAAATTAATTCTAAATAATTAAGGAATATTACACTTAAAAGGGAGATCCATATGGACGATTTAATAGAAATCATTTTAGAAATTATTATTAAGGTAGCTGTAAAAGGATCAAATTCAAAGCGAGTTCCTAAGCCAATAAGGTACATTTTGTTTGCCTTAATTATGGCACTTTGTTTAAGTGTTATGGCGTTTTTTATTTATCTAATGGTAACTATGGATAGTAGCTTAATTGTTAAGCTTATATTTTTGGGAGTAGCTGTAACTATTGATATTTTCCTTTTTAGATTAATCAAAGAAATCATAGTAAGAAATTGAGTATCATAATATGAGAGGTAGGTATTTGCGGAATAAAGCAAATTTTGATGTAAATATTTACGATACTTATATAATAAGAAATTTTCTGAAAGAATTTTAAGGAGAAAGTAGTCTATAATGAAGTTGCGTCGTAAGATAAGATATTGCAAAGTAAAAGGAAGTGGGCAAGAAGTAGCATATGCTGATGTGAGTTTTATTAATAAACAGAGCAGAAAGTAGAACGCTAGACACAATCTCGCCTTAAGGCGATAGAATTCCCGCTTTCTGCTTTCCGCATTTAGCAAGCCATTAGTCCTCCCTAAGCTTTACAACCTTCGCGGCACTGCGCTTTTGATCCTCGCTGATGGCTGCGTAGTGTTTTTTCGTCGTGTTTACATCTTTATGGCCTAGGACGTCTGCTACTAAGTAAATATCTCCTGTTTCTCGGTATAAATTAGTACCGTATGTACTTCTCAGCTTGTGAGGGGAGATATTTTTTAAAGGGGTAATAATCGTAGAGTACTTCTTTATGAGCTTTTGTATGGCGCTTACGCCAATTCGTTTCCTCTGCATAGAAAGGAAGAAGGCTTTTTCGTTGCCAGGGTAGGGGGTAATGGCCTCTCTTACGGCTATGTAGTCTTTTAATAAATTAGCAACTTCTTCGCTAAAGTAGAGAATCGTCTCATTTCCACCCTTTCTAGTGATCTTAAAGCTATTGTTTTCAAAATTAAAGTGATCTAAGTCTAAACCAACGCATTCACTCACTCGAATGCCTGTCCCTAAAAGCAAGGCGAGTATGGCTAGATCCCGCTCTTTATTGTGATTGTGATACTTCTTTTGAGAGTCCGTCAATTCTTCTCCAGATTCAACTAAATCCAGTAAATTGGCTACTTCATCTACTTCAAGGCGAGTGATAGGCTTTTCTTTGTTTTTAGGCATATCCACTAAGATAGCTGGATTGGTGATAATCATCTTCTTTTTAAAGAAGTATTTATAAAATGCCCTTACACTAGATAATTTGCGAGCTTTTCCTGTATTGGAGTTGGTATAGGCGATAAAAGTATCTGGATCCTTGTAATTGGGTAGGGAGTAGAAGGACAAAAATTCTAGAAACTTTTCTATATCAATGGAAGATATTTTGTCTAAGTCCCCTACAACAAGATCTTGTATCTTTTGACCAAAAAAAGGGTCTAGTTCGTTGGTAATAAAGTAGAAGAATATCCTCAAATCAAAGGCATAAGCAATTCGAGTTTTAACGGAGGTATTTGGTTCAATGCCTCTGAAGTAAATCTCCGAAAAAGGGGGGAGATCCTTCATTAATGTTCTCAATTTAAGAGTCAATTGAGTTTCTTGTTCTTTTGCAAAATTTTCATTTTTCATTTATCTCATCCTTACTTAAAGTCGCTAGTCACTAGCATCAGGTATTCTTTTGGGGTCACAAGGCATCCTTAAGGCAGTGATTAATATCGCATAAATATACACATTGGTTGCTAGTCATTAGTACTTAGTCACTAGCACTAGGGTATTCCTTTGGGGTCAAGATCCTTCGCTGCGCTCCAGGATGACTGGGCAGGAGCTCGGGTCAAAATAGTGCCTTCGGCACATTAGTTCTAAGTTTTACGTTGTAAGTTCTATGTAAACTAGGGAAAATCCTCAGAAATCAAAGATTCTATATGTGTATATATAATGAGGGTTTAAATAATAGCTAATTATAATTTGATTATATCATTAATTTAAGCTGGCGATATCATGAACAAGTATTATTATAGCTAAATGATTTTTGAATTGAGATAGAGAGTAAAACAATAAGGAAAAGAATAGACGTACTAATTTGAAAATCATAGAAATAATAAGGAGGAAATGACGAATTCAACTTTCTGTTAAACAATAGTTTAAGGTAAAGTTGCTCTATTTTTTGACCTTAACAGAGTATCCTATGTAAATTTATGGAATTGAATTTTTTTTCTATTCTCTACTCTTTATATTTTACTCTCTCTATTTTAGTATATTGCAGTTTATCATTTTTAGGTCAATTGTTTAAAATTAATTCAAATTAATATGAAATATATTTTAATTGCCAGATAAAAAAATACTCTTAAGAGTTTAAGTATTAATAATTATAACTTCTCAATTTGACTAAACATACAAATTAACTGACTAAATATTCATATTTCTAAGAACTGTAGATGAAATATTTCTTCTTGATTTTGGATTTTGCTCTGTTCGAGTTTGTATAAGATGCTGTACTGTTCGAACGCTTATTTGACTTTTTCGCTGGCTTAAAAACAGATAATTGCAATCAGTACTCATCCGCTCCTGATCTATGTATTCTTGCAAAGCCATCTTTGTTTCGCTTTTAAGTGGAAATTTTTTTGCATCTCCATCATTAAAGCTACTATTAATTTCATGTTTTTCAAAAGCAAAATCTTGTAATTTAAGATGAACTAACTCCTGTAGACTTATAGATGAGTCTAAGAGTAAAAGCAAAATAGCCTTATCCCGTAAGTGATTTTTGCCATGGATACTTTGTATAAGTTCTAAAATATCATCAGATGATACATCTCCTGTATTTTTATTTGGTTTTTTCGCTATTTTAGGCATTTCTAGTTGGTCGCAAGGATTTGTATCTAGGTATCTTTTGATATAGACGATAAAATGGTAAAAAGATTTTAAGCTAGAGATTTTTCTTGCCTTCGCTGCTCCCCCATTTTGTCGAATTTTGTCTAAATAATTGTTATAAGAAATGAGATCTACATCGGAAATTTTAGATAAGAGCTTTAAGTCTATATCTGAGATATCAATAGAATCAATATCTTTTTCTTCTAATCGATTCATTCGACTTTTCATATATTTTAAGTATAATGAAATATCATAATAATAAGCCTGAGCAGTTTGAGGTTTTGTTTTGCGGGAATTTAAATAGTTTAGGTATTCTTCTAATACAACTGGAAGTTTTCTCTCCATTGGGTTTCTGGACTCCTTTCTTTTTTGCTGAAAATCGAAAGCTGAATGTGGAAAAATAAAAATCTAAATTATCAAAAGGCACTTTCTTGCATTTTCCAATCGTTCAACTACTGTTTGTATATTATACCATATCCAAACATTGCGCGAAATAATATTTTGCGCAATGTTGTAATAACTAAAAACTGCATATTTACAATTAGAGAAAAATGTATAGATTACTTCAATCTTGAATATATTGAAAGCAGAAAAATGCTACTACCTTAAATTGAATGTAAAAGCCTTTAACCCATCCAATCGTTCTAACTATTGTTCAACCCTATTTAAAATTTGACAATAAGCACGCATTGTTAAATTAGCATCAACCATCCCTTACATATACCCCCATCTGCTAACAAAATATCCTAAAAACATGTCGCATAATTGATATTATGCGACATGTTGTGGTATAATAGAAGTAAATAGATGCAAAATGGCTTAAATTCGCTTATATTTTGATTTTACACTTCGCAGGATAAATACCTTATGCAATACTCAAAAAATGTCTAGAAATGCAAATATAGGCTTAGTTTTTTAGGAGGTAAGATATAAAAATGATACTATTAGAGAAAAAGGAGTATCCACATCAAGTCAATGAATTTAGAAAATACCTTTATCACATTCAAGGAAAATCTACGAACACTGTAGAATCCTATAGTTATGATCTTTATTTATTGTTTCAATTTTTAGTAGACTACAAAGGAATTAATAAAGAAGCATCACCTCTAGAAGATTTATCCTTTATTGAGGCTGACTTTATTCAAGATATTTGTTTAAATGATTTTTATGCATTCCTAAATTATTGCAAAGGGGAGCTATCGAATAAGAACGCCACTACTGCTCGAAAAGTATCTGCTATTAGGGCCTTCTTTAAATATCTTTATCGGAAAGCAAAGATGCTTAATCATGATCCAGCAGAAGAACTAGAGATTCCAAAAATCGAAAGGCGCTTACCTGTACACTTAAATCAATACGATGCTCAGTATTTCCTCGATTCCGTAGAGGGTCGAAATAAAGAGCGAAATCAGTGTATTGTAGCTTTGTTTTTGAATTGTGGTTTGAGACTTTCTGAGCTTTGCGGTTTAAACCTAAATTCTATAAAAAGAGATTCAATCTATGTGGTTGGAAAAGGTAATAAGGAACGAGAAGTGTATTTGAATGATGTAGCTCAAAATTACCTCGAAAAGTACTTAGAGATTCGAAAAGGTATGGAGGTTAAGTCGAAAGCATTATTTTTAAGTGAGCGAAAGCAAAGAATTAGTCCAAGGACTACGGAACATATGATTAAAAGATTAATTGATAATTGTGGTTTAAACGAAAAAATTAGCCCTCATAAATTAAGACATACCTTTGCCACTTTGCTCTATAAAAACGGTGTAGATATACGAAGTATTCAAGCTCTTTTAGGTCACGAGAGGCTAACAACTACTCAAATATATACTCACACAGATAATGAAATCTTAAAAGAAGCGGTAAACACCTCTCCCCTCACCTTTTAAGGAAAAATTAACTGCAGTTAATTTTTCCTATATTTTTTTCATCTTTTAGTTGACTTCTTCCCATTAAGCCAGTATAATAATACATGTACCAAAAATAAAGAAAAAATTTAGGGGTATAGCTCAGTTGGTAGAGCAGTGGTCTCCAAAACCATGTGCCGAGGGTTCAAATCCTTCTACCCCTGCCAATAAGTATTTATGGAAACCAACATATTGTTGGTCGTTTTTATTTTTTGGATTCTCCTATTATCTTAATTGTTTTTTACCTTTTAATGTTTCAAAAAGTCAATTTTGAAGTTTCCTCTTTTTCAAAATTTAATTGGAGCAACACTAGAATTCCTGATAACAAATATATGATTGCGGTTACTACTATTTTCATAGCGATATTAATATAAAGACTTTCTGGATTATATGGTGTGCTCATAATTTGTATGATTATCATAAACGAGCTTGACAGAAATTAAATTAATTTATGGCTCATTATAGATGCATCCCTTTCTGATTACTTCTTCTTGGAGCACATTGGAATACTCTCTTTCTAATCTTGCAGGTTGTTATTACTGGAGTAAAGATTATGAGGAGCGCATTCAGTTGTTTTATTATAATCAGGATTCCATGACTACAGATCCCTATGTAAATCATATGATTTGATAGGCACATGTTCAGGATAATCTGGATAATTTCTATATATTATTTGCACTCTTCTGTCCGGAAGCCATCACACTTTTTTCTAGATAGAGTGCTCTAAATAATCTGAAAGCATGCACTAGCACTTTTTGATTGAAATATTCACCTTTTGTGTCTATATTTAATATAATAGTTAAATATGTGTATTGTTGCATATTATATTAATAACTCAGTAATTGTTAAAGAAAAATAATTCTGAGATGTAAAAGGATGATTTTATAGTGTCATGGCATGCCTATGTATATTGCCACAAAAATAAAGGGAATAATTATACAACAATAGAAAACAGAACATTATATCATGGTCAATTAATATATTTTAGAAATAACGGAGATGGAAAAGGGTATATTAGAGATTATGCAGCAAATATCTTTTATCATGCATTTGATCATAAAGGTACTAAGGTTGAGGGACTACCGATTAAAGCAGGTTATGGTGATTCCAATGGAAATATTATTTATGGTATAAGCGAATTCAATAAAAGAGTGTATGGAGA
Coding sequences:
- the thiC gene encoding phosphomethylpyrimidine synthase ThiC, translating into MTILESAKKRIITDEMKQVAIIEGVSEEFIRRGIANGEIVILKSKNHVKAVPVAVGAGLSTKVSASVGMYDKNDTVANELDKIFTAVSAGADTIMDLSVINDIDTMRRTALTTITKPMGSLPLYQAMAEAKKKKGSSLEMTIEDLFEVIERHAIDGIDFLALHCGTTMEVVNRVKKEGRLDPLVSYGGSRLIGWMIHHNVENPLYENFDRLLEIAYKYDIVLSFADAMRPGCTQDSLISSQIQEYIVLGDLITRARDAGVQVMVKGPGHVPIDQIETTVKIQKSLCKGAPYFVFGPLVTDTAVGYDHISAAIGGAISAYAGADFICYVTSAEHIGLPSKEQVHQGVIAARIAAHAADIAKGNEKAVTWDLEMSKARKNLDWDKQIALSIDPECARQVWTERSDDFSSECTMCGKYCAMKIVSKFLSKEKVG
- the bzaB gene encoding B12 lower ligand biosynthesis ThiC-like protein BzaB, with translation MNQIDAARSGKYTEEMEKVALQENVDIEFIREGVAKGNIVIPKNRLRDRKNICGIGRGLDVKVNALFGTSSDRDQMSMEAKKLKIAEEAGCHSFMDLSTGGDIDGMRKQSLSLATVAMGSVPVYQAGVEAIENKGSIIDMTSDDLFNTIEKHAADGMDFMAIHCALNFDMIHTLQKTGRVTDVVSRGGSFLTGWMLENQKENPLYEEFDRLLEIMKAYDVVLSIGDAIRPGSTADSLDQAQIKGLMVAGDLTKRALEKGVQVMIEGPGHVPLNHIRTTMELQKKLCHNVPYYILGFLATDIAPGYDNITGAIGGAFAGMYGADFLCYLTPAEHLGLPNEEDVRTGVISTRIAARAANIARKRPHVLQSEYNMSKARVDNDIQGQIDHAIYPDKLKNAFASGIQDVNGIEDEAMQVAARYFLNR
- the cobT gene encoding nicotinate-nucleotide--dimethylbenzimidazole phosphoribosyltransferase; the protein is MNSLLSYVTDIEPLDVAWKERAHEYLETLAIPHWSLGVVMDIAKQLAAIQKTLKPTVENKCVILMAGDHGVVEEGVSACKKEVTIEMIDNLSHRGASINALADTVHADVMVVDVGVAVDLDDYVKQGTVIPWKIGYGTRNMKKGPAMTREEAEKSILVGIKAVEKAINEKSAQLIATGDLGIGNTTPSSAILSVMTGQKVADVTGRGTGIDDKRLNNKIKVIEKAIELNKPDPNDPIDVLSKVGGYEIGGIAGVILGCAYYKIPVIVDGLISTAGALIAYGLNCNTVDYMIAGHKSQEPGHNYMWKSLNLKPLLDLGFRLGEGTGAALAMYIVEGAAAVINNVLSYEAAGVTPGA
- a CDS encoding VanW family protein — protein: MDTINKLKPIKRSKYRLIAGKIYYTLSRYLLWNSGKFKFAHHKILELLEYEYFSHKTLLLRELKDVDMQYQYNKIINLKIAVKKIDSIIIKPGETFSYWKLIGKPTFKKGYVPGMILFCGSYTMGIGGGLCQLSNLIYWMTLHTPLTIVERYRHSFDVFPDSNRTQPFGSGATCVYPYRDLMIRNDTNEDFQLKVSVGHSYLEGSWLSNNKPIYKYEVIEKNHQFKSEYWGGFSRHNELYRKRYSITGKFIDEQYITENHALMMYSPFLETSSEI
- a CDS encoding tyrosine-type recombinase/integrase, which produces MKNENFAKEQETQLTLKLRTLMKDLPPFSEIYFRGIEPNTSVKTRIAYAFDLRIFFYFITNELDPFFGQKIQDLVVGDLDKISSIDIEKFLEFLSFYSLPNYKDPDTFIAYTNSNTGKARKLSSVRAFYKYFFKKKMIITNPAILVDMPKNKEKPITRLEVDEVANLLDLVESGEELTDSQKKYHNHNKERDLAILALLLGTGIRVSECVGLDLDHFNFENNSFKITRKGGNETILYFSEEVANLLKDYIAVREAITPYPGNEKAFFLSMQRKRIGVSAIQKLIKKYSTIITPLKNISPHKLRSTYGTNLYRETGDIYLVADVLGHKDVNTTKKHYAAISEDQKRSAAKVVKLRED
- a CDS encoding tyrosine-type recombinase/integrase, yielding MERKLPVVLEEYLNYLNSRKTKPQTAQAYYYDISLYLKYMKSRMNRLEEKDIDSIDISDIDLKLLSKISDVDLISYNNYLDKIRQNGGAAKARKISSLKSFYHFIVYIKRYLDTNPCDQLEMPKIAKKPNKNTGDVSSDDILELIQSIHGKNHLRDKAILLLLLDSSISLQELVHLKLQDFAFEKHEINSSFNDGDAKKFPLKSETKMALQEYIDQERMSTDCNYLFLSQRKSQISVRTVQHLIQTRTEQNPKSRRNISSTVLRNMNI
- a CDS encoding tyrosine recombinase XerC; the encoded protein is MILLEKKEYPHQVNEFRKYLYHIQGKSTNTVESYSYDLYLLFQFLVDYKGINKEASPLEDLSFIEADFIQDICLNDFYAFLNYCKGELSNKNATTARKVSAIRAFFKYLYRKAKMLNHDPAEELEIPKIERRLPVHLNQYDAQYFLDSVEGRNKERNQCIVALFLNCGLRLSELCGLNLNSIKRDSIYVVGKGNKEREVYLNDVAQNYLEKYLEIRKGMEVKSKALFLSERKQRISPRTTEHMIKRLIDNCGLNEKISPHKLRHTFATLLYKNGVDIRSIQALLGHERLTTTQIYTHTDNEILKEAVNTSPLTF